The DNA region CGCGGTTGCCCGTGTTCGTAACTGTTTATCTCAAGCGATTCACCGTTTTTATCATGAACAAGGCTTCTTCTGGACATCGGCTCCATTGATTACCGCATCCGATGCTGAAGGTGCTGGTGAAATGTTCCGAGTATCAACATTGGACCATAACAACCTCCCTTTGGATGACAAAGGCAACGTTGATTACAATGAAGATTTCTTCGGTAAGGAAACATTCCTTACGGTATCTGGTCAACTTAACGCAGAAGCTTATGCTTGTGCACTAAGCAAAGTGTATACATTCGGCCCTACTTTCCGCGCAGAAAATTCAAACACCAGTCGTCACCTTGCAGAGTTTTGGATGGTTGAGCCAGAAATCGCTTTCGCGGATCTTGATGATGCAGCTAAATTAGCCGAAGACATGTTGAAATACGTATTTGCTGCAGTTCTTGAAGAGCGTCGTGATGACCTTGAATTCTTTGCTTCTCGCATTGATAAAGAAGCGATCACTCGTCTAGAGCAATTCGTTAACGCTGATTTTGCGCAAGTAGACTACACCGATGCTATCCAAATTCTAAAAGATTCAGGCCGTAAGTTTGAATTTGATGTGGAATGGGGAATCGATATGTCTTCTGAGCATGAACGTTACCTTGCTGAAGAGCATTTCAAAGCGCCTGTTATCGTGAAAAACTACCCTAAAGACATTAAAGCATTTTACATGCGCTTAAACGATGATGGTAAAACGGTTGCAGCTATGGATGTACTGGCTCCAGGTATTGGTGAAATTATCGGTGGTGCTCAACGTGAAGAGCGTTTAGATGTGCTTGATGCTCGTATGATTGCAATGGGCATCGATCCTGAACATATGTCTTGGTATCGCGACTTACGTCGTTACGGCACTGTGCCTCATGCTGGTTTTGGCTTAGGTTTCGAGCGGTTGGTTTCTTACGTAACAGGCATGGGCAACGTTCGTGACGTGATCCCATTCCCTCGTACTCCACGCAGTGCAAACTTCTAATTCAATTAGACACCGTATATAATCTATTGAAATAACCCCCAATCGTTAAATAATTAACCTTGGGGTTATTTTTTATAGCAAATAGGATTGACCACTTAACCGCTATCTATTCACCACATTATTGACAGCTAATCTCATCCCAAAACCAATTCGATTCGACTGGAGTTTCCCATATACCGGGAGCATTTTTAGCCATAAAACATTTACCGTTATAGGTCACTTTATCACCAACACCAGCTTGAGTTTGCCCTGCTACCCATTCAATGAAATCACTTGGGTTCGTTATAGGATCTGGTGTTGGTTCAGAAAGCGGTTCTGGTGCAGGTACGGGCTCAGTAGGAGTGGTTATCGAAACAGGTTTCCATGCTCCGCCAGCCGTCGGTAAGTCACCCTGAGTCCACCATTGAGCCTCATAAATGCCACCTTCATAACCAACTTGATTACCAGCCGTATAAACTTTATTAGATTCCCAAGAAGCAATACCGCCGACTGGTGGGTCTACAGGATCTGGATTGATCGGATCTAAATTATCCACCACTCTCACTTCTGGCCACCCTGCGTGGGATCCATAAAAATTGGTCACACATTTTTCGTAATCACCTTCAACCAAAGCTGAATAAGCTGTTTGAAAACCAACTAATTCACATTCAAAGGAATAACCACCAGGGCGATCGGCATAATATTTCCAGTTACCGTCCCAGTTGGTGTACAGCACATTAGTAGCACCATTAAGATTTAAACTGCCATAAGGTGTCTGCTGCCAACAAGTATTTGTTTCATCGTTTTCAATCGGAATTTGAAAATGAGCCGCTAAACCTTCCCAGTAACGTATGCGATTAACTGGTTGGCCTTTATTTTTATTCTGTTCACCACATTCAATACCACCATTGATAATATTGATTGTCGTACCAAAACCGTATCCAATACCAGCATCTAATTCACGTTGAGACGGTACCCAAGTGCGATCAATTACGTGCAACATCGCAGGCTTCGGCGCTTGTGGTGTCAAGAAGAACCAGATTGCAGAAGCAAGATTTAACCAAGAATCAGCGACCAATCCCGGATTATTAAGTAAGACGGTCGCATCTCCGTCATACATGACTTCAGAAAAAGCACCGTAGTTAAAATGGTAAGAAAGTTGTTTTGCACCACGACCGAAATAACCCTCGCCAACCGCACATGGCCAACGTTTATTTTGCCAATCATCTTGCCCACAACCTGTCGTATAACCCGCTTGTCCTTCTACCCACCCCATTTCACGGACATGAACTAAGGCCTGCTGCCATTCTTCAAGTGCTAATGGGTTGTCTGATGTATTTTCTTTCGAAATATGACCACCCGTTTCTTGAGAGAAATGAGCAAATGCGGTCACAATCGATTTTTTGCATATTGCGTCAGAATCACGTCCATCTGTGTACTCACCACAAAAAGCAGAAAATTTACCTATCGCTCTTAAAAAGCGAGTATATGTGTACTCTGGCGCGGCCATTTGAGTCATGTAGTCCCAGTCAGACTGAGAAAAAACACGTTCAACTCGTTTTACATTTTCAGGATTAGATGATGACCCCGGTACAATTGCCTCAACAACAGAATTTAACCGCGTTTGTAAGGCTTTCGCCCAAGTATCATACATTGGGTCAGATGTTTTCGCTTGCTCAGAAGCGAGTATATCCGCTTTTGAAACCACATAACCGATTGGGTTTGTTGGATCTGGCTGAATATTCATCTCCGCCATTGCATGAGCTGAAGAGAATGCACCAATGACAATCGCCAGATGTTTTAACTTAAACATAGAATATTTCCTTATGTGTTTAATTAACATCTAGAGAATAGTTTTGTTGATATCTATATACAGAGATAAGTTTACTCATTCATCTATTTTGCGAGTAATCGCATTACCACAATGTAGTATTGCGAATATAAAAAATAAAAGTGTGAATAAGCAGACATTTATCACCCTATAAAATTACCCTCTTATTGATTCAATATAGTGAAACCATGATGAAATCCTAACCGCTATAACAAAACATCCCTCTCATTTTTACTTTCTTTTTCAGTTACTTCCTAGTCAGTCATTTTACTAACACCTAAAATGACGCCTCTTTAAAATAGGGATAGGTTATAAACGGATGAAATTAAAAACAAAACGTATTACTTTAATACTTAATGTTTGCACAATTAAAGATGATGCTTTTATTCAGTACCTTCTTTCTAGCAAATGCTACGATGAAGAAACTGGATTTTTCAAAGTGGCTTGTGACGTCCCTGTAACCCCGAGCAAGTTGTATGCATATATCGATGAGTCTCTAGATTATTTATTACCACAGGCTTTAAAAGAGCACTGTTTTGCCATTTTAAACGCCAAAGAAACACGCCATCTTTCAAAATTTGACGTACTTGAACCCTCTTCTACTCTTGAAATTGGTGATAATATCGTGGCCATTTTGCAATCTATTCCAGATGCATTAAATGAAACTATGCTAATGGAATACTTAAATGTCGATGTATCAAACCCTCATCATCAAGCTCTATTTTGGCAACAATCTTTAGAAAAACTGCTCAACGAGTCAAAAGGAAAATACATTATCGACTTGTTTGGCTTACCACTATTTGGGCAATCGAAAATTGCGTCACGCTTTAACAGCAAGGCTTGGATAGAATCCAGCTGCAAGAAATTAACTCAAAGAAAAGAAACACAGTTATGTTATTCGGTATCAAGGTTGGTTAATGAAGAAACTCAATATCTCGCGTTTGAGGTCGACGGCAATAACAAACCAATTAACCTGCAATGGAAACAAAAATTAGGTGAAGCATTTTTGTTTGCACGAGTCCCCTACTCACAAGTTCAAGAAATCACCTCGGCCTATCATGACGTAGAGCAAATTAACCATGTACTTCGTGATTATTGCGAAGATGCATCCCAACTCGAAGCACTTGAAAGAATGCTACCATTCCTCCAATCAATGGATAGCAGCATCAATTTAGACTGGGTTACCATGAAAGAATAATATCTGTTATTTCAAAGATCTTTACTTTCTTAACTGGGCCATCAATCGCACACATATGATGTTACAACTTAACCGTCGTAGTCAGGCTACAATTAAGTAGAATCATTACTAACATATTTTTTAAGTGCCTCTTGAAAAAGTGAACTTTTGACTCAATTTATGTACTTAGTAAGAATAACTTAAGTAATTTATGTATCCTTAAGTAAAGTGTTATTAACGAGGGAAACTATGAATAGTCCATTAACATCACGCTCAGCAAGAAGCGAAAGCGTTGTACAAACAAACCGAGTGTTACGCAACACTTACTTTTTATTGTCTATGACTTTGCTTTGGTCTGCGGTTGTTGCCGGTGTATCCATGGCATTAAACTTGCCTCGCCCGGGACTGATTCTGATGCTAGTAGGTTTCTATGGCTTGCTTTATTTAACAGAGAAAAACCGTAACTCAAGCTTAGGTCTCGTTTTCACTTTCTTATTCACAGGCTTCTTAGGTTACAGCTTAGGCCCAATTCTAAGTATGTATGTAGCGGAAGGCATGGGGGATGTGATTATTACCGCTCTTGGTGGCACAGCACTATCTTTTATGGCGGCTTCTGCTTATGCACTGACCACTAAGCGTGATTTATCCGTTTTAAACGGTGTTATGATGGCTGGTGCTGTTGTATTGATCATTGGGATGGTTGCAAGCTTCTTTATTCAAATTCCGATGTTCCACCTAGCATTAAGCGGAATGTTTATCCTATTCTCAACAGGTGCAATTCTGCTAACAACCCAAAGCATTATTCGCGGTGGAGAAACAAACTACATATCGGCAACGATTACGCTTTATGTTTCTATTTATAATATCTTTATCAGCTTGCTAAGCATTCTTGGCATTACAAACCGCGATTAAGTTTATTTATTGATTCAATACTGCTAAAGCCTGAAGTTTTATCTTCAGGCTTTTTTTATACTTATTTACCCCCCTTAAATACCCTAAATCCACTTCATAATAAAACCAACATTATGTGTAAATTCACTTAATGTATTTTATTTTTATAGACAACGATGTTTTAAATGCAGATAACCGCTATTGTTGGAAGGCATGAGGATAGTAATTGATACATTCGTACTCAATAATGTCTAAGGCTAACAAAATAACCAGAAAGATAAGCACAAAAAAGCCAGCGGCTATCGCTACTGGCTTAATATATATCGTCAACGTATTTTAACGATAGATGTATATAGTGTTAGGCATTCTCAGCTTTTTCACAACCAATAAAGCGATACGCTATAGCACCTAAAATTGCACCAACAATCGGTGCAACCCAGAACAACCAAAGCTGAGCAGTAGCCCAGTCACCAACGTAGATAGCTACTGCTGTACTACGTGCAGGGTTTACTGACGTATTCGTTACAGGAATAGAGATCAAGTGAATTAGAGTCAAACATAGACCAATTGCGATTGGAGCAAAACCGGCAGGAGCACGTTTATCGGTTGAGCCAAGGATAACAATCAAGAACATCATAGTCATCACAACTTCAGTCACAAGTGCAGACATCATTGAGAAACCACCAGGTGAATGCTCACCATAGCCGTTTGATGCAAAACCTGCCGCAAGATCAAAGCCAGCTTGGCCTGATGCAATCACGTAAAGTACGCCACCGGCAATAATACCACCAACAACTTGAGCAATAATGTAAGGTAAAAGTTGATTTGCTGGGAAGCGACCACCGGCCCATAAACCAATAGATACTGCTGGATTTAGGTGACAACCTGAAATATGACCAATAGCAAAAGCCATCGTCAAGACCGTTAGACCAAATGCAAGTGAAACACCGACAAAACCAATACCTAAATCAGGAAATGCTGCAGCCAGTACCGCACCCACCAAGTACTAGCCAAAACGTACCAAAACATTCTGCTAAATATTTATTCATTTTTTATTCCTATGAATTTAATCCCAAAATAACAATAGTGTGTAATTGAGAACTACGCATAATTAAAACAGCACAAAATAAGTAGTCATATATGGAAAAACAAGACATCTTATGCTGCATTTTTTATAAACTATTAATTTTTAATGATTTATAAGTAATCAATTATTACATCAGTTTTTAAAAACCATAAATTAAAAGTGACATTAATCACAGTTAATCATAAATCGCTCAATAAATGACTTGATCTAACACCAAACTAGATATACTGTTTATTTATACAGTATGGATATATGGACAGTTAATTATGTTTACTCACAATACAGCTTTACTTAATCATTCATCAGCTACGCTTGCTTCCAATGAAGATATGTTCTCAGCCAGCAGCCCACTATTATCTCGTTTATCTATGCTTTCTAAACGCCCGAGTTGGTTACTCTTTACTTCAGAAGCAACTCTGCCAACTACCTCTGAACTCATAGCCTTTGGTATTGATACGAATAAAGTAATTAAAATTAAAGCGTCCACTTCAATGTCAGAGAAAGACATCATTTTAAAAGCCCTCAAGGCACAGAATGCTAGTGCTATCGTCTCTGGTGATAATTTCACAGAGGAAGAAAAAAATGAGTTAACGCTCAAAGCAAAACAAGTGAGTTGTGAAATCTTTTTTATGGATCAACATATTCGCCAAACCTTGACACGAAATCTGCATTAATCGTTTCAAAGTAGATCCATTGTTATGGTGAAATTACGTAAATAATTCGATTCATAAAAATAGAGAGCAAACGTTTGCTTTTTAACTGGAAGAAATAAGCCGTGTTCTGTTATTATGCCGCTTTCTGGTATGTAACCTTCATACCTGTTTTTAAGCCTAGCCTCAATTAGGAATATGGAAATGAGCATTGCTAACCAAGTACTAGCCGTGAATGACGACCTTCCCATTCGTACTGATAAACCTGTGCATAGCGGAAAAGTGCGTTCTGTCTATTGGCTAACCGAAGAAGACAGCCATCGCCTTATAAAACAAAAGGGTTACAATGTTGCTGACAATGCACCATTAGCCATTATGGTAATCAGTGATCGCATTTCGGCGTTTGATTGTATTTGGCATGGTGAAGGTGGGTTAAATGGGGTACCAGGAAAAGGTGCTGCATTAAATGCAATTTCAAATCATTGGTTTCAATTATTCAAAGACAACCAACTTGCAGATAGTCATATTCTCGATATTCCTCATCCATTTATTTGGATCGTTCAAAAAGCTAGACCTATCATGATTGAGGCAATCTGTCGCCAATATATTACTGGTTCAATGTGGCGCGCTTATGAAAAAGGCGAACGTAAGTTTTGTGGCATTAATCTTCCCGAAGGATTAGAAAAAGATAAAAAATTACCTGAACTTCTTATTACACCATCAACAAAAGGCATTTTGAAAGGTATTCCCAATGTCCCTGAAGCTGATGATGTAAATGTGTCTAGAGATAATATTGAAGCAAGCTTTCAAGCGTTTAACTTTTCAAAAGTAGAAGATATTACTCATTATGAGAAACTCTTAAAGGATGGCTTTAAAGTGATTAGTGAAGCTCTAGATAGAGTTGATCAAATTTTTGTCGATACCAAGTTTGAATTTGGATACGTTAACGATGCAACTGGTAATGAAAGACTGATTTATATGGATGAAGTTGGGACACCAGACTCTTCTCGTATCTGGGACAAGACAGAATACCAAGCTGGTAATATCGTTGAAAACTCAAAAGAAGGTTTTCGTCAATTCTTACTAAACTATTTTCCTGATCCTGATATTCTTTTAAACAAGAACCGTATGGATGAACGTTTTGCACTTGCCAAACACAATTCTCTGCCTCAAGAAGAGATAATGAAGATTTCTAAAACCTATCTCAATATTGCAGAAAAAGTGACCGGAAAAAAAGTCATTTTAAGCAATAATCCTAAACAAGAAATTATTGATGTACTACGAAATGAATATGACTTGATCGTTTAGTCATCAGCTCCCTCAAAAAGCCAGATAATATCTGGCTTTTTGTATTTTTATTAGATTAAAATCACAGAAATTTCCTGAGTCTCCCCTATATTATCAAAAAAATTCAAAGTTATGATTTATCTCACACTATTTATTGATTAAAATCATTTCATCTATAAACACTATAAACACCAATATTGTATACAATAACAATCGATTTAATATCAAATTTATTATTCGACATAATAACAAGAAAAAATATAAACAATTGATTTTAAAGTTGAAATAATAGTAATTATAACATTTTCAATTTATGTCGTTTAAACTTAGGTATTTTTTTGTGCGCTAAAGCCAAACATTAAATCAAAATTGTTTACAATATTAGTGATAATTTTATGATATACCTATACTCAAATAGAAATCCTCTATAAATGATATCTTGCTCGCCGAAGAAAAAGAGTCCGAAAATGAATAACGATAAACGTCCTTTATACATCACCTATGCTGGCCCAGTTTTAATGGCTACCCCTCTTCTCAACAAAGGTAGTGGCTTTACCTTTGAAGAAAGAAAAGAATTCAATTTAGAAGGCTTATTGCCAGAAGCCTCAGAGACAATACAAGAACAAGTTGAACGTGCTTATCTACAATATAAAGCTTTCGAAAGCGATATGGATAAGCACATTTATCTTCGTAATATTCAAGACACAAATGAAACGCTATTCTACCGTCTTGTACAAAACCACATCTCAGAAATGATGCCTATCATTTACACTCCTACGGTAGGTGCAGCTTGTGAGAACTTCTCCAATATTTATCGCCGCGGTCGTGGCTTATTTATATCTTATCCAAACCGTGACCGCATTGATGATCTAGTCAACAATGCCACTAGCCAAAATGTCAAAGTCATCGTAGTAACCGATGGTGAACGTATTTTAGGCCTTGGTGATCAAGGCATCGGTGGTATGGGAATCCCAATCGGAAAGTTAGCCCTATATACTGCTTGTGGTGGTATTAGCCCTGCTTATACTCTTCCTATTGTTTTAGATGTGGGAACGAATAACCCTCAACGCCTTGCCGATCCTATGTATATGGGTTGGCGTCATCCTCGTATTACTGGTGCCGAGTATGACAAATTTGTCGATGATTTTATGCAAGGTATTAAACGCCGCTGGCCTGACGCATTAATTCAATTTGAAGATTTCGCACAAAAAAATGCAATGCCTTTATTAGAGCGCTACAAAAATAAAGTCTGTTGCTTTAACGACGATATTCAAGGAACAGCAGCGGTTACTGTTGGTTCACTGATTGCCGCTTGTCACGCTGCGGGAAGTCAGTTATCGGCACAACGTATCACTTTTGTTGGTGCTGGTTCTGCAGGTTGTGGTATTGCTGAAGCTATAATTGCTCAAATGATTTCTGAAGGCTTAAGTGAAGAGAAAGCTCGCTCTCAAGTATACATGGTAGACCGATGGGGACTATTACAAGAGGGCATGAAAAACTTACTCGATTTCCAACAAAGGCTCGTTCAAAAGAATAAGCACATTGCTGGCTGGAAAGGCGAAGAACAAGGATTCTCATTGTTAGATGTTATGCACAATGCCAAACCAACCGTTCTTATCGGTGTATCAGGTGTTCCAGGATTATTTAGCCAAGAAGTTATTGAAGCGATGCATGCAAACTGTGAACGCCCAATTATTTTCCCCCTATCTAATCCAACAAGCCGCGTTGAAGGAACACCTCAAGACATTTTCGAATGGACAAATGGAAAAGCGTTGATTGCAACAGGTAGCCCGTTTGCTCCAGTGAAGTTTGAAGGTAAGGATTACCCTATTGCGCAATGTAATAATAGCTACATTTTCCCGGGTATAGGTTTAGGTGTCTTAGCGGTTTCAGCTTCACGAGTTACAGACGAGATGTTAATGGAATCTAGTCGTGCGTTAGCGGAATGCTCACCACTGGCAATAAAAGGCAAAGGTGCATTGTTGCCACCTTTAGAAGAAATTCATTCCGTATCGAAGAAAATAGCCTTTGCTGTTGCAAAAAAAGCGATTGAACAAGGCGTTGCACTGTCAATTACCGATGAAGCGATTGAAGCTGCGATTGAGAATGGTTTTTGGCAACCAGAATATCGTCGTTATAAACGAACCGCTTTCTAGGTTAGAAAACGTACAGTTTTGACAAGACACAGTAAGCCTTCTTTAATATTTGCATTAAAGAAGGCTTTTTTGTTTTTCACCTTATCGGTTGACTGGTATTATCAAATGTCACTTACATAAAGGATTTTGGGGAATTCAATGATTAATAACACACAACCAATGGGAAATGGCCATTGTTCTTTCTGGCTTGAAAGATTTATAGATTAATCAATGGAAGCCATGATATTGCCCCCTAAAATCAAACACCCACTGATAAAATGGTTTACTAGAAGCCTTATCGCTTTATTATTTCTATTTCTGCTGTGTTTACTTGTCATTCTTTGTATCGACAGAATCATCAGCTGGAAAACTCAGGACGCCATCTACCATGATGTAGCTAATGTGCCTAAGTACGACGTTGCGATGGTATTAGGTACTAGCAAGTACATTGGTCACACACTTAATACTTATTACTCTCACCGTATAGACGCCGCAATAGAACTACATCAAATGGGTAAAGTAAAATCTTTCCTTTTAAGTGGAGATAACGCACATCGTTCTTATAATGAACCATGGACAATGAAACGTGATTTGTTAAAAGCAGGGGTGGATGAAAGCGCCATTTATTTAGACTACGCAGGATTTCGTACATTGGATTCGATTATTCGAGCAAGAGAAATCTTTCTCGCCGATAACTTTCTTATTATTACACAAGATTTTCATTGTGAACGTGCTTTATATATTGCTCAATATAACCACATTAATGCTCAATGCTTAGCGGTTCCTGGGCCGGAAAATGATTCAGGCTTTCAAATTCGCTTAAGAGAAGTATTTGCCCGTGCTAAAGCTTTTCTCGACCTTTACATTTTAGATTCTAAGCCTAAGTTTTTAGGCCCAATTAAACCAATAATTTATTTTGAATCGTCCCGTTAATTCATGCTTTTAACGAAAAGTTGCTAGATATCCAGTCCCAGTAACTAGTCTAATTTAACAGATACTTCTACTCGATTCCGACCATTATTTTTAGCGTTATAAAGCGCTTCATCTGCTCTTGCAATTACCTCTGTAATTCGTTCTGACGGCGACATCTCAACCACACCTAGACTGCACGTCACGCTTCCGACTTCTTGCCATTGATGTACTTCAATCGCTTTGCATACTCTTTCCGCAATATTAATTGCAACATCCAAAGTGACATCAGGGCAAAATATAATAAACTCCTCCCCACCCCAGCGGACAAGGTGGTCCCCGTCCCTCAGTTGCGATCCTACTAATTCAACGAACTCACGCAAAATATGGTCACCAACTTGGTGCCCAAAATGGTCATTCACCGCTTTAAAGTGATCAATATCTAAGTAAATAATCGAAAGACTTGAAATCTTCCAACGTACTTTTCTCGCCATCTTATCAAGCCATTCACGGATGGCATGTCGATTACTTGCCCCTGTTAATTCATCTTTTAAAGCAATTTGCGCAGCTTGACTGTATTTATTTGCCAATGTTTCATTTAACTTATCTAAGTGCTTAGTGTGTTTTTCCATTTTATTTACCCGCTTACGATAGCCAATCAATTGTAAAAGCAGATATATAATCGCAGCAAACACCCAAATAAACAGTAATGAAGCAGCAAACCATACTGGCTGGATATAGTTTCCTTTAAAGATAATGCTATTCACTCTAATTTGATGATGCCCAAGCGTTGAACCGGAGTCACTAGCAATCTGGATCATAGGAACATTATTAACATTTACGCCCGAATTCTCTAACTCAACGTGATAATCAAATAACCACCATGTTAATACTTGAAACTTATCAAAACCCACTTCTCGACCACCTTTTCCGTAGCCAGGCTTATACTCAATGCCATTATATTTTAAGGTGTTATCGTCTTTGGGATTATAAACATTAGGTTCAAAATTTCGAATATACACCCTTACTCTCTGAGCCCCCTCATCTGGTCCTTGATAATCCAAATCTAAGTACACCGATTGATACCCAGATAAGTCTAATCCCTTAGTAAGAGCATCAGATAAAGTGATTGTCACTTCACAATATGGCCACGGGTAAACGCTCAGACGTAATTCACAATCAAGAATTGCGGATTGCTCCGATAGAACTAACTTAGCCGTACTTTTACCCCCAACAACTTGATCCGTATGAGCGACATATTGAAAATGATCAGGTGAGATCACCAGTGCTTTTTGTTTACCCAAAATGACATATAAGCTAGTCAGTAAGATATTAATAATTATGATGAATAGGATGACTTTATTGCGAGTAAGGTTGAGAGTACGCATAAATTACCTTAGCTGATAAAATGTCATTTAAATCAATACCGTTAAATTAGAATCATTATAGATATAGCACGAATAGATTCAAATAGATGGGGTTCACCCCCTTACATTATTTTAATTTACAATGACATGGGACTATGTAAATTCAATTTCTATTTTATGATCGCTGACTTTGCTTCTCAGCGGTATGAACATAGTCAAAATTTCGATAGACTACGCAAAATTAATAATAAGAGTGTAAGCATGTCATTAACTGTTACTGGAAATCTTTCAAAACTGCATTCCAATTTAGATTCAGATCAAAATGGTCAAGTACAATATTCACTTCCTGTTGGTGACCAACTCATTGAGTTGAACCATTACATTGGTCAAACCATTTCACTAAACCACACTGGCAATATTTTTTGTTCTTCTTGCGGAAAAAAAACGAAGAAAAGCTACTCTCAAGGACACTGTTTTATCTGTATGAAAAAACTCGCCAGTTGCGATATGTGTATAATGAAGCCCGAGACTTGCCACTACGATCAAGGCACCTGCCGCGAACCTAAATGGGGTGAAGCCAATTGTATGGTTGATCACTTTGTATATTTATCAAACACTTCAAGTATAAAAGTAGGTATAACTCGCCACACACAAATTCCAACTCGATGGATTGATCAAGGTGCCACTCAAGGTTTACCTATTTTCAAAGTAAAAACACGATATATCTCGGGGTTAATAGAAGTAGAATTAGCCAAGCATATTGCCGATAAGACTAACTGGCGCACACTCTTAAAAGAAGATGGTAAACCAATAGCTTTAGAAGAAAAATTCGCTGAACTTTTACCACTTGTCGAGTCCACTATTAAATCGATTCGTCAGGAATTTGGTGAGGATGCAATACAAATATTATCCGATGACATTACTCCTATTCATTACCCGGTAGACGAACACCCCGTAAAAATCACGTCTCATAACTTTGATAAAAACCCTATCGTATCTGGCGTGTTGAAAGGAATAAAAGGCCAATACCTTATTTTAGATACCGGCGTTATTAATATTCGAAAATTCACCTCTTATGAAATAACCTTCGATCAATGATCATTGACTCTTATTGAATCAAAGAATTTCAACTCTTTGATTCAATAAATTATTTTTATATCATTCACTGGCTTACTCCAAGCATTGACGAAAGTAATCAAAAAATGCATCAATTTCCTCCGGTGTATTATAGTGCATTAAGCCCACTCGTAATAAACCGCCAAGATGCTCACACTGCAGTTGTTCAATTAGACCTTTTGCATAAAAATGCCCACTCCAAATACAGACATTACATGTCGCAAGTTTTTGAGCGATGTCCAGAGAATCCTTTCCTTCAACTTTCAAAGCAAAAGTTGGCGTCCGCGCCACCTGCGAACTCGAGTGTCCATAAAGCTTAACTTGAGGAAAGCGTTGGAGCTGTGCTAAAAAGTATTCAGATAATTGATGTTCATAATCTTGATATTGTTGAAAACTTTGCTCTAAACGCTGTCTTAACGGTTGGTGCTCACTGCCCAGTGCTCCCAAGTGCTCAATGCAGGCAATTAATCCAGCTAGAGCTTCAAAACTCTGTGTCCCTGTTTCAAAGCGCCCCGGCCCTACATTAGTCGCGGGTTCAACCTTATAAGGAGTAA from Vibrio casei includes:
- the asnS gene encoding asparagine--tRNA ligase, which produces MTYAPVTDVLNGKLPVDSEVTVRGWIRSRRDSKAGISFLAIYDGSCFDPIQAVVPNELNNYNDEVLKLTTGCSVEVTGIIVESPAKGQDFELAATAVKVVGWVEDADTYPMAKTRHSIEYLREVAHLRPRTNVIGAVARVRNCLSQAIHRFYHEQGFFWTSAPLITASDAEGAGEMFRVSTLDHNNLPLDDKGNVDYNEDFFGKETFLTVSGQLNAEAYACALSKVYTFGPTFRAENSNTSRHLAEFWMVEPEIAFADLDDAAKLAEDMLKYVFAAVLEERRDDLEFFASRIDKEAITRLEQFVNADFAQVDYTDAIQILKDSGRKFEFDVEWGIDMSSEHERYLAEEHFKAPVIVKNYPKDIKAFYMRLNDDGKTVAAMDVLAPGIGEIIGGAQREERLDVLDARMIAMGIDPEHMSWYRDLRRYGTVPHAGFGLGFERLVSYVTGMGNVRDVIPFPRTPRSANF
- a CDS encoding glycoside hydrolase family 19 protein, with product MFKLKHLAIVIGAFSSAHAMAEMNIQPDPTNPIGYVVSKADILASEQAKTSDPMYDTWAKALQTRLNSVVEAIVPGSSSNPENVKRVERVFSQSDWDYMTQMAAPEYTYTRFLRAIGKFSAFCGEYTDGRDSDAICKKSIVTAFAHFSQETGGHISKENTSDNPLALEEWQQALVHVREMGWVEGQAGYTTGCGQDDWQNKRWPCAVGEGYFGRGAKQLSYHFNYGAFSEVMYDGDATVLLNNPGLVADSWLNLASAIWFFLTPQAPKPAMLHVIDRTWVPSQRELDAGIGYGFGTTINIINGGIECGEQNKNKGQPVNRIRYWEGLAAHFQIPIENDETNTCWQQTPYGSLNLNGATNVLYTNWDGNWKYYADRPGGYSFECELVGFQTAYSALVEGDYEKCVTNFYGSHAGWPEVRVVDNLDPINPDPVDPPVGGIASWESNKVYTAGNQVGYEGGIYEAQWWTQGDLPTAGGAWKPVSITTPTEPVPAPEPLSEPTPDPITNPSDFIEWVAGQTQAGVGDKVTYNGKCFMAKNAPGIWETPVESNWFWDEISCQ
- a CDS encoding Bax inhibitor-1/YccA family protein; its protein translation is MNSPLTSRSARSESVVQTNRVLRNTYFLLSMTLLWSAVVAGVSMALNLPRPGLILMLVGFYGLLYLTEKNRNSSLGLVFTFLFTGFLGYSLGPILSMYVAEGMGDVIITALGGTALSFMAASAYALTTKRDLSVLNGVMMAGAVVLIIGMVASFFIQIPMFHLALSGMFILFSTGAILLTTQSIIRGGETNYISATITLYVSIYNIFISLLSILGITNRD
- a CDS encoding phosphoribosylaminoimidazolesuccinocarboxamide synthase produces the protein MSIANQVLAVNDDLPIRTDKPVHSGKVRSVYWLTEEDSHRLIKQKGYNVADNAPLAIMVISDRISAFDCIWHGEGGLNGVPGKGAALNAISNHWFQLFKDNQLADSHILDIPHPFIWIVQKARPIMIEAICRQYITGSMWRAYEKGERKFCGINLPEGLEKDKKLPELLITPSTKGILKGIPNVPEADDVNVSRDNIEASFQAFNFSKVEDITHYEKLLKDGFKVISEALDRVDQIFVDTKFEFGYVNDATGNERLIYMDEVGTPDSSRIWDKTEYQAGNIVENSKEGFRQFLLNYFPDPDILLNKNRMDERFALAKHNSLPQEEIMKISKTYLNIAEKVTGKKVILSNNPKQEIIDVLRNEYDLIV